A genomic region of Solanum dulcamara chromosome 2, daSolDulc1.2, whole genome shotgun sequence contains the following coding sequences:
- the LOC129880209 gene encoding uncharacterized protein LOC129880209, producing the protein MSSSALCSSILPQWRYSNKNLHYWILPPSKTKLSFFYVPILSSFTNHDSLSPIKQNQAMYDPSEELFGLAADLQPRKVISSASSPRSWFGPNGQYIRELPCPSCRGRGYTPCTECGIERSNLDCSLCNGKGMITCHQCAGDCVIWEESIDERPWEKARSSSPLKVKEDDEVDNLDIKLDAKRKTKRVYQSPNTEVNLKISRSLKSLNAKTGLFSKRMKIIHGDPMLHAQRVAAIKKAKGTPAARKHASESMKNYFRDPDNRRKRSISMKGVKFYCRNCGQEGHRSNYCPEIRGNTDRHYRCGLCGTKGHNRRTCLKLSLIVPKKTVKVNHHCSKCQRSGHNRRTCHLKNEFDTKVVATIKTQVKRTYSCSVCLGKGHNARTCLHKNNSKSR; encoded by the exons ATGTCATCATCAGCACTATGTTCATCAATATTGCCACAATGGAGATACTCTAACAAGAATTTGCACTATTGGATATTGCCACCTTCAAAGACTAAACTTAGCTTCTTTTATGTACCTATTTTATCTTCTTTCACTAATCATGATTCTCTCTCACCCATCAAACAAAATCAG GCTATGTATGACCCTTCAGAGGAGCTCTTTGGACTTGCTGCTGATTTGCAGCCAAG GAAGGTCATTTCTAGTGCATCGAGTCCGAGATCATGGTTTGGCCCAAATGGCCAGTATATAAGAGAATTACCTTGTCCAAGCTGCAGAGGAAGAGGCTACACTCCATGTACTGAATGTGGAATAGAGAGATCCAACTTAGACTGTTCATTGTGTAACGGAAAG GGTATGATAACTTGTCATCAGTGCGCTGGAGATTGTGTCATTTGGGAAGAGTCTATCGATGAAAGGCCTTGGGAGAAAGCTCGATCGAG TTCCCCTTTAAAAGTAAAGGAAGACGACGAAGTGGACAACTTAGACATAAAGCTCGATGCGAAGAGAAAAACCAAGCGTGTCTACCAATCTCCCAACACAGAAGTTAATTTGAAGATCAGCAGATCACTAAAA AGCCTAAATGCCAAGACTGGATTATTTAGTAAGAGGATGAAGATTATCCATGGTGATCCCATGCTTCATGCACAAAGAGTAGCTGCTATTAAG AAAGCAAAGGGGACACCTGCTGCTAGGAAACATGCATCAGAATCCATGAAAAATTACTTCCGCGACCCAGATAACCGTCGCAAGAGAAGCATATCCATGAAAG GGGTGAAATTTTACTGTAGAAATTGTGGACAGGAAGGACATAGGAGTAACTACTGTCCAGAAATTCGAGGCAATACGGATAGACATTATAGATGTGGATTATGTGGAACAAAGGGTCATAATAGAAGAACCTGCTTAAAGTTGAGCTTAATTGTACCAAAAAAGACGGTTAAGGTTAATCATCATTGCAGCAAGTGTCAAAGAAGTGGCCATAATAGAAGGACATGCCACCTAAAGAATGAATTCGACACAAAAGTTGTTGCAACAATCAAGACTCAAGTAAAGAGAACTTATAGCTGCAGTGTGTGCTTAGGAAAAGGGCACAATGCCAGGACATGTCTTCATAAAAACAACTCGAAAAGCAGATAG
- the LOC129875082 gene encoding pectate lyase-like, whose protein sequence is MMASVSYNNNSAIFLFSLLCFASIIPKLYANIADFDPYLEKRAEEALQSSLAAYNENPEDVTENFNKEVGETILNGTRRHLKEEDKDDRNDKAEKDDKEGDESVDGCKAYNPIDKCWRCDKNWANNRKALADCARGFGHGTTGGKDGRFYVVTDPSDNNVEEPVPGTLRHAVIQEEPLWIIFEKSMIITLKQELMINNDKTIDGRGVSIHVAYGAGLTLQFVHNVIIHNIRVHHILSLSGGMIRDSVDHIGLRTASDGDAISLFGASRIWIDHCTLTKGADGLIDAIMASTAITISNCKFNHHNDVMLLGANDAFPQDKIMQVTVAFNRFGKGCIQRMPRCRWGFFHVVNNDYAKWEMYAIGGTANPTIISQGNRFKAADNPNTKEVTNRNGAPEALWRNWQWRSEGDLFKNGAFFRESGPEIKRTPFTEHTTIQFEPAKFVGRLTRKAGVIKCKIGKAC, encoded by the exons ATGATGGCGTCTGtaagttataataataattcagCTATTTTTCTGTTTTCCCTTTTATGTTTTGCTTCTATAATCCCAAAATTATATGCCAATATTGCTGATTTTGACCCTTATTTGGAAAAAAGAGCTGAAGAAGCCCTTCAATCTTCTCTTGCTGCTTATAATGAAAATCCTGAAGACGTCACTGAAAATTTCAACAAAGAAGTTGGAGA AACAATTCTCAATGGTACAAGGAGGCATCTAAAGGAAGAAGATAAAGATGATAGGAATGATAAGGCTGAAAAGGATGATAAGGAAGGTGATGAAAGTGTTGATGGTTGCAAGGCATACAATCCAATTGACAAATGTTGGAGATGTGACAAAAACTGGGCTAATAACAGGAAGGCATTGGCAGATTGTGCTAGGGGATTTGGTCATGGTACAACTGGTGGTAAAGATGGTAGATTCTATGTTGTCACCGATCCCTCGGATAACAACGTGGAGGAACCTGTTCCTGGGACCCTACGTCACGCTGTCATCCAAGAGGAGCCATTGTGGATCATCTTTGAGAAGTCAATGATTATCACGTTGAAACAAGAACTGATGATCAATAATGATAAGACAATTGATGGCAGGGGAGTCTCTATTCATGTTGCATATGGAGCTGGACTAACCTTACAGTTTGTGCACAATGTGATTATCCACAACATTAGAGTTCATCACATCCTTTCTCTGTCTGGTGGTATGATTAGAGATTCTGTTGACCATATTGGTCTTAGAACAGCGAGTGATGGTGATgctatttccctttttggcgCCAGCCGTATCTGGATAGATCATTGTACTTTAACCAAGGGTGCTGATGGACTCATTGATGCAATCATGGCTTCCACTGCTATCACTATTTCTAACTGCAAATTCAACCATCATAACGAC GTTATGCTTTTGGGAGCTAACGATGCCTTCCCCCAAGATAAAATCATGCAAGTTACTGTTGCATTCAATCGATTTGGAAAGGGATGTATCCAGAGGATGCCAAGGTGCAGGTGGGGATTCTTCCATGTTGTCAATAATGACTACGCCAAATGGGAAATGTATGCTATTGGTGGCACCGCTAATCCCACCATTATTAGCCAGGGTAACCGCTTCAAGGCTGCCGACAATCCCAACACCAAAGAG GTGACAAACCGGAATGGCGCCCCAGAAGCTTTGTGGAGAAATTGGCAATGGAGATCCGAGGGTGATTTGTTCAAGAACGGAGCCTTCTTTAGGGAGTCTGGACCAGAAATCAAGCGCACTCCATTCACAGAACATACCACCATCCAGTTTGAGCCTGCTAAATTTGTAGGCAGACTCACTCGCAAAGCTGGTGTAATCAAGTGCAAGATTGGAAAAGCATGCTAG
- the LOC129880211 gene encoding alpha-amylase 3, chloroplastic — translation MSTITIEPLVGHYLRRRPKHYPNPKKTSQFSLNYSRRPLSGVTTLRFCDCQRRRTFPLRARSNDSAVIETSEPSDVVFTETFSLKRPERAEGKISIRLDKGKDEENWQLTVGCSLRGKWILHWGVHYTDDTGSEWDQPPPEMRPSGSIAIKDYAIETPLQGETFQEVKIDISSKWSIAAINFVLKDEESGVWYQHRGRDFKIPLVDFLDDDANVVGIKKEPSIWSGSLGKLSNILLKPEASPSNGESRSNGGSSVKNRCLEGFYEEHVIVKETLVDNIVSVSVKQCPETTKNILYIDTDLPGNVILHWGICKDDTKIWELPAMPYPAETVVFKNKALRTLLQRKEGGSGSSGLFTLDGGLSGFVFVVKLNENTWLNCQGDDFYVPLPSGPLHLEERKQNSNSSQTVNRSPEESQAGSVYTDEIIKEIRNLVSDISSEKSWKTKNKDTQETILQEIEKLAAEAYSIFRSSIPTIPEIAVSESEVVQPDVKVTSGTGTGFEILCQGFNWESHKSGRWYKELQEKAAELSSLGFSVIWLPPPTDSVSPEGYMPRDLYNLNSRYGNFDELKVTVKKFHEVGIRVLGDVVLNHRCASERNPNGIWNIFGGRLNWDERAVVADDPHFQGRGNKSSGDNFHAAPNIDHSQEFVRKDIREWLLWLREEIGYDGWRLDFVRGFWGGYVKDYLEATEPYFAVGEFWDSLVYTYGEMDHNQDAHRQRIIDWINATNGTAGAFDVTTKGILHSAIERCEYWRLSDQKGKPPGVVGWWPSRAVTFIENHDTGSTQGHWRFPGGKEMQGYAYILTHPGTPSVFFDHIFSGYRSEIGTLISLRKRNKINCRSMVEITKAERDVYAAVIDDKLAVKIGPGHYEPPNGHQRWKMAAEGNNYKVWELS, via the exons ATGTCGACTATTACTATAGAGCCTCTCGTCGGCCATTATCTCCGGCGAAGACCTAAACATTATCCAAATCCCAAAAAAACCTCTCAATTTTCTCTAAATTACTCACGGAGGCCACTCTCCGGTGTCACAACTTTGAGATTCTGCGACTGCCAGCGTCGTCGGACGTTCCCTCTCCGAGCTAGATCCAACGATTCTGCCGTCATTGAGACGTCAGAACCGTCGGACGTCGTTTTCACAGAGACTTTCTCTTTGAAACGACCGGAAAGG GCTGAAGGAAAGATATCCATCAGATTGGATAAAGGGAAGGATGAAGAGAATTGGCAGCTCACTGTGGGATGTAGTTTGCGGGGGAAATGGATTCTTCACTGGGGGGTCCACTATACAGATGACACTGGCAG TGAATGGGATCAACCTCCTCCAGAGATGCGGCCGTCGGGCTCAATCGCCATAAAG GATTATGCAATTGAAACTCCTTTGCAAGGAGAAACATTTCAAGAGGTGAAGATCGACATAAGTTCTAAGTGGTCTATTGCAGCTATAAATTTTGTGTTGAAG GATGAAGAAAGTGGAGTTTGGTATCAGCACAGAGGGCGGGACTTCAAGATTCCTCTTGTTGACTTCCTTGACGATGATGCTAATGTCGTTGGTATTAAAAAGGAGCCGAGCATATGGTCAG GATCGCTAGGGAAGCTGTCGAACATCCTCCTTAAGCCAGAAGCTTCTCCTTCTAATGGGGAATCAAGAAGCAATGGTGGGTCTAGTGTGAAAAACAGGTGCCTTGAAGGGTTCTATGAGGAGCATGTCATAGTAAAAGAGACTCTTGTTGATAACATAGTTAGTGTCTCTGTTAAGCAGTGTCCAGAGACTACTAAGAATATTTTGTATATAGATACCGACTTACCTGGAAATGTGATTCTTCACTGGGGAATCTGCAAAGATGATACTAAAATATGGGAACTTCCTGCAATGCCATATCCAGCGGAAACAGTAGTGTTCAAGAATAAGGCACTGCGGACTTTGCTGCAG AGAAAAGAGGGAGGCAGTGGTTCTTCGGGACTGTTCACTTTGGATGGAGGACTTTCTGGATTTGTTTTTGTGGTGAAGCTAAATGAAAATACGTGGCTGAATTGTCAGGGAGACGACTTTTATGTACCTCTACCAAGTGGCCCATTACATTTGGAGGAGAGAAAACAAAACTCAAATTCTTCCCAGACAGTCAACCGTTCGCCTGAGGAGAGCCAAGCAGGCTCTGTGTATACTGATGAAATAATAAAAGAGATAAGGAATTTGGTCAGTGACATTTCCTCTGAAAAGAGCTGGAAGACAAAAAACAAGGACACACAGGAAACTATTCTTCAAGAAATTGAGAAGCTTGCTGCAGAAGCTTATAGTATATTCAGAAGTTCAATCCCAACAATACCTGAAATTGCTGTTTCTGAATCTGAGGTTGTACAACCTGACGTGAAAGTAACTTCAGGAACTGGTACAGGATTTGAGATTTTGTGCCAGGGTTTTAATTGGGAGTCTCATAAATCTGGAAGATGGTACAAGGAGCTACAGGAAAAGGCTGCAGAGTTATCTTCACTTGGATTCAGTGTGATCTGGTTACCTCCACCAACTGACTCAGTGTCACCAGAGGGATACATGCCTAGGGATTTGTATAACTTAAATTCCAG ATAtggtaattttgatgaattgaaaGTTACAGTAAAGAAATTCCATGAAGTGGGCATCAGGGTTCTTGGTGATGTTGTCTTAAATCATAGATGTGCAAGTGAACGGAATCCAAATGGTATATGGAATATCTTTGGTGGTCGGTTAAATTGGGATGAGCGTGCAGTTGTTGCAGATGATCCACATTTCCAG GGAAGGGGCAACAAAAGTAGTGGAGATAATTTCCATGCTGCTCCTAACATTGATCATTCCCAGGAATTCGTGAGAAAGGATATCAGGGAATGGTTACTCTGGCTGAG GGAGGAGATTGGTTATGATGGATGGAGGCTTGATTTTGTTCGTGGGTTTTGGGGTGGTTATGTGAAGGATTACTTGGAAGCAACTGAACCTTACTTTGCTGTGGGCGAGTTCTGGGATTCCCTCGTTTATACTTACGGAGAGATGGATCACAATCAAGATGCGCATCGGCAGAGAATTATTGACTGGATTAATGCTACTAATGGAACTGCAGGAGCATTTGATGTGACAACAAAGGGAATTCTTCATTCT GCAATTGAGAGATGTGAATACTGGCGACTATCGGATCAGAAGGGAAAACCTCCCGGCGTTGTTGGATGGTGGCCATCTCGTGCTGTTACCTTTATAGAGAATCATGATACAGGTTCTACACAG GGTCATTGGAGATTTCCTGGTGGGAAGGAGATGCAAGGTTATGCCTATATCCTGACTCACCCTGGAACCCCGTCAGTCTTCTTTGATCACATTTTCTCTGGTTACCGATCTGAAATAGGAACTCTTATATCACTCAGAAAGCGGAACAAGATCAACTGTCGGAGTATG GTGGAAATAACAAAGGCTGAAAGGGATGTTTATGCAGCAGTTATTGATGATAAGCTGGCTGTTAAAATAGGACCAGGCCACTATGAGcctccaaatggacatcagagATGGAAAATGGCTGCTGAGGGTAACAATTACAAGGTTTGGGAATTGTCATGA